From the genome of Lentimonas sp. CC4, one region includes:
- a CDS encoding glycoside hydrolase family 95 protein, translated as MMNPVVYITSLLFIVSLCGATATGSVLHYNQPIADKLKRLDHSKPRSKINNRFMTEALPLGNGRLGAMFSGCVDLEYLVFNDITLWMNATRGETAFRQSGTPVNGKEHLEEVRRAIREGRFGTGEDAAETLGTQYLASKQGLGNYAPMADLEIQTGHDPSAAQEYQRSLDISTGIGRVQYKLGDVTYTREYFCSHPDDLFVARFTANGGTMDLKLNVITAHENSTVISNDREIVLRGFSSMTRDDMAFMQTVRVDAGDALVEANADGTLQISDAREVVLYVTGYTDYLPNYPEFKGRDYEGDTLRTLEQAEAIGYAALKQKHTSDVQVLMQRVELDLGVESSGLSTDLLVKEGDPREAHKLYFDYARYLQISASRDAPVPTNLQGLWNTLLSPWWNCDYHNDINVQMNYWMVETANLPESFAPFLQWTKVLAESGQHSALGTFGVENGWSVGLNGNIFGFAAQNPHGRRLQQGSHWLAQHLFEHYAFNQDRAYLEESYPILKGAAEFFLEHLAPWRDGSLVVYPTWSPENYFLIEEYGKLNKQSWGASYDQQLLVNLFTDCIEASLILDRDAEFRQTLREFIPQLAAQKINDKGHIQEWPDDWDGYEVDHRHLSHMIALHPGRDFSPLATPELAEACATELKIRVGFGGWKAAWRAACWARLRNGDEALNYYNDLIVGERGSPNLLNGGTTFQIDANFGGGAALPELLLQSHLRSIDASADSIEEAVFVAYREDPTRAGHFVAVVPPDNLVDAPYILDLLPALPSAWPEGSVKGLRARGGFDVDLEWADSKLTEATIHATQTGSFRIYSGGQLSPVISLKKGQSKVWPEIN; from the coding sequence ATGATGAATCCAGTTGTCTATATCACCTCTCTGTTGTTCATTGTCAGTCTCTGTGGGGCGACAGCGACCGGTTCCGTCTTACATTACAATCAACCGATTGCAGATAAGCTGAAGCGCTTGGATCACTCGAAGCCTCGATCGAAGATCAATAATCGTTTTATGACTGAGGCCCTACCATTGGGCAACGGGCGCCTCGGTGCGATGTTTTCTGGCTGTGTCGATTTGGAATATCTGGTGTTCAATGACATCACCCTGTGGATGAATGCGACTCGAGGTGAAACTGCATTCAGACAGTCTGGGACACCTGTAAACGGAAAAGAACACCTCGAAGAGGTGAGGCGTGCGATCCGTGAAGGCAGGTTCGGCACCGGCGAAGACGCTGCTGAGACTCTGGGCACTCAGTATCTCGCCTCGAAGCAAGGCTTGGGGAATTACGCACCGATGGCTGATCTTGAAATACAGACCGGGCATGATCCGAGCGCAGCGCAGGAGTATCAACGCAGTCTAGACATTTCTACCGGCATCGGTCGCGTGCAATATAAGCTCGGCGACGTCACCTACACCCGTGAATATTTCTGTAGTCATCCAGATGACTTGTTCGTCGCACGCTTTACTGCGAACGGTGGAACGATGGATCTGAAATTGAACGTGATCACCGCTCATGAAAATAGCACAGTCATATCTAACGATCGTGAGATAGTGCTGCGCGGTTTTTCCTCGATGACTCGTGATGACATGGCGTTTATGCAAACAGTCCGAGTTGATGCGGGAGATGCTCTGGTCGAAGCGAATGCCGACGGCACATTACAGATCAGTGATGCGAGGGAAGTGGTCCTCTACGTTACAGGCTATACGGACTATTTGCCGAATTATCCGGAATTTAAAGGCCGCGACTATGAGGGAGATACGCTACGAACCTTGGAACAGGCGGAAGCAATCGGCTATGCCGCGCTGAAGCAAAAGCACACGTCTGACGTGCAGGTCTTGATGCAGCGCGTGGAGCTTGACCTCGGAGTGGAATCTTCAGGGCTCTCAACCGATCTCTTAGTCAAAGAGGGTGATCCACGAGAGGCACACAAACTCTATTTCGATTATGCACGCTATTTGCAGATCAGCGCTTCGCGAGATGCGCCAGTGCCGACCAACTTGCAAGGGCTCTGGAATACGCTGCTGTCTCCGTGGTGGAATTGTGACTATCACAACGATATTAACGTCCAGATGAATTACTGGATGGTCGAGACTGCGAATCTACCCGAGAGCTTCGCTCCCTTCTTGCAATGGACTAAGGTGCTGGCGGAATCTGGGCAACATAGCGCACTGGGAACCTTCGGAGTGGAGAACGGCTGGTCAGTCGGGTTGAATGGTAACATTTTCGGGTTTGCGGCTCAAAATCCGCATGGGCGCAGGCTACAGCAAGGGAGTCACTGGTTGGCCCAGCATTTGTTTGAGCACTATGCCTTCAATCAAGATCGCGCCTACCTCGAGGAGTCCTATCCCATTTTAAAAGGTGCAGCAGAGTTCTTTCTCGAGCACCTTGCTCCGTGGCGAGATGGTTCACTCGTTGTGTATCCGACGTGGTCGCCTGAGAATTATTTCCTGATCGAAGAATATGGGAAATTAAACAAGCAGTCTTGGGGAGCGAGTTATGATCAGCAATTATTGGTGAATTTGTTTACTGATTGCATCGAGGCATCGCTGATTTTGGATCGTGATGCCGAGTTTCGCCAAACCTTACGGGAGTTTATCCCACAACTCGCTGCTCAGAAAATTAACGACAAAGGCCACATTCAAGAATGGCCAGACGATTGGGATGGCTACGAAGTCGACCACAGACACCTCTCTCACATGATTGCGTTGCACCCAGGGCGCGACTTCTCGCCGCTGGCCACGCCCGAACTCGCAGAGGCCTGTGCAACAGAGCTCAAGATACGCGTTGGCTTTGGTGGCTGGAAAGCGGCTTGGAGAGCCGCCTGCTGGGCTCGCTTACGCAACGGGGATGAAGCACTTAACTATTACAACGACTTGATTGTTGGCGAACGGGGCAGCCCCAACCTCCTGAACGGAGGGACGACTTTTCAAATCGACGCGAACTTTGGCGGCGGTGCCGCACTCCCCGAATTGCTGTTGCAGAGTCATCTACGCAGTATCGACGCTTCAGCTGATTCGATCGAGGAGGCAGTGTTCGTTGCGTATCGAGAAGATCCAACCCGAGCGGGGCACTTTGTCGCAGTCGTGCCGCCGGACAATTTGGTAGACGCTCCGTATATTCTAGACCTGCTACCGGCATTGCCGTCGGCTTGGCCCGAAGGCAGCGTCAAAGGACTCCGTGCCCGGGGTGGCTTCGATGTCGATCTCGAATGGGCAGATAGCAAGTTGACTGAGGCGACGATTCACGCGACACAAACGGGGTCATTCCGAATCTACTCAGGAGGTCAATTGAGTCCTGTGATCTCTCTAAAGAAGGGGCAGTCGAAGGTCTGGCCCGAGATCAATTAG
- a CDS encoding glycoside hydrolase family 95 protein — protein MNRIKVCCLIVGLATGLMTSISAQVPSKQKLGDYRVKLLADSASELVGQADAPESLETLWYRQPAHDWNEALPFGNGRLGGMVYGGVNREWIQLNEDSLWSGATIDFYKPNGPEVIQQARDLIFAGKYAAAEKLIKGKFLSPRFPSGTHTYQMLGDLELTFPTAEKVTNYRRDLDLDEAVARVQYEVDGVRYLREIFSSPVDQAIIVRISCDQPGKLDFDAELHRKYHATVESLGDDGVVMYGQIRSINGKPRDTKGFPSHAEGAEYAAHMKVIPQGGSVNMAKGKLQVKGADSALILITAATDFRGDDPMALSQKQLTAAAAKSYSKLIEDHLAEHRRLYRRVKLQLGGDSAAQRPTDERLAAVQAGATDLQLITTYFNYGRYLMISSSRPGTTATNLQGIWADGFKPPWNADFHININIQMNYWMVQPTNLAECHQPFFDYIESLVPSGRTTARTMFDCDGFVAGHTSDIWGNTWLFGNPRFGMWVTGPAWCLRQFWENWLYTGDREFLETRAYPIMKESCEFFVDFLVEDPATGKLVSGPTTSPENNIKAPDGSRGSLSMGPAMDQQIIYELFTHTILASEILNTDAAFREQLIALRARLDAPVKIGDDGRVLEWAEGLEEATKGHRHISHLYALHPSWQISPGTTPEWAAAARKTIDGRLANGGGHTGWSRAWIINFYARLLDGNKCQENIQALLAKSTFSNLLDTHPPFQIDGNFGATAGIAEMLLQSHEQANEGLPAIVLLPALPQAWVDGSVQGLVARGGFEVDIAWRDGKLIAAKLRSKRGQPCIIRYSDKEVILQTKPNESYDLKGLL, from the coding sequence ATGAATAGAATCAAAGTATGCTGTTTAATAGTCGGATTAGCCACCGGGCTAATGACTTCGATTTCGGCTCAAGTGCCATCGAAACAAAAGCTTGGTGATTATCGAGTGAAACTGCTGGCAGATTCTGCCAGTGAACTAGTCGGGCAGGCGGATGCTCCGGAATCTTTAGAGACCTTGTGGTATCGGCAGCCAGCACATGATTGGAACGAGGCATTACCATTCGGCAACGGGCGTTTGGGCGGCATGGTCTATGGTGGCGTCAATCGCGAGTGGATCCAGCTAAACGAGGATTCGCTCTGGTCGGGCGCTACGATTGATTTCTATAAGCCAAATGGCCCTGAAGTCATACAGCAGGCGCGCGACTTAATCTTTGCGGGTAAGTATGCTGCAGCTGAAAAGCTAATCAAGGGAAAGTTCCTCAGCCCTCGTTTTCCATCCGGCACACATACCTACCAAATGCTCGGAGATCTGGAGCTCACCTTTCCGACTGCAGAGAAGGTGACTAACTATCGCCGTGATCTAGATTTGGATGAGGCCGTTGCACGCGTGCAGTATGAGGTGGATGGTGTCCGCTATTTGCGTGAGATTTTCTCCAGTCCCGTGGATCAAGCGATCATCGTGCGCATCAGTTGCGACCAGCCGGGTAAGCTTGATTTCGATGCGGAATTGCACCGCAAATACCACGCGACCGTTGAATCACTGGGTGATGATGGAGTCGTCATGTATGGACAGATTCGAAGCATCAACGGCAAGCCTCGTGACACCAAAGGATTTCCCTCTCACGCCGAGGGCGCTGAGTATGCGGCACACATGAAAGTCATCCCACAGGGTGGCTCGGTCAACATGGCTAAAGGTAAGTTACAAGTGAAGGGGGCGGATTCCGCACTCATTCTGATCACCGCCGCAACTGATTTTCGCGGGGACGATCCGATGGCACTCAGCCAAAAGCAACTGACTGCTGCAGCTGCGAAGAGCTACTCGAAACTCATCGAAGACCATTTGGCAGAACACCGTCGCCTCTACCGTCGAGTCAAATTGCAGCTTGGTGGAGACAGCGCGGCGCAGCGTCCTACTGATGAGCGACTGGCCGCAGTTCAAGCAGGCGCCACTGACTTGCAGCTCATCACTACCTATTTCAATTATGGTCGCTACCTTATGATTTCTAGCTCTCGCCCTGGCACCACGGCAACGAATTTGCAGGGCATTTGGGCGGATGGCTTCAAGCCACCTTGGAATGCGGATTTCCATATTAACATCAACATTCAGATGAATTACTGGATGGTTCAGCCGACCAATTTGGCTGAATGTCACCAGCCATTCTTTGATTACATCGAGTCTTTGGTGCCGAGCGGTCGCACGACGGCGCGCACCATGTTTGACTGCGACGGATTTGTCGCAGGGCATACCTCTGACATTTGGGGGAACACGTGGCTCTTCGGTAACCCACGGTTCGGCATGTGGGTGACGGGGCCAGCATGGTGTCTACGTCAATTTTGGGAGAACTGGCTCTACACAGGCGATCGTGAGTTTCTTGAAACACGTGCCTATCCAATCATGAAGGAGTCCTGCGAGTTCTTCGTTGATTTCCTAGTGGAAGATCCTGCAACGGGTAAATTGGTCAGCGGCCCGACCACGTCGCCGGAGAACAATATCAAAGCGCCGGACGGCAGCCGTGGATCGCTCTCAATGGGGCCTGCGATGGATCAGCAGATTATCTATGAATTGTTTACCCATACGATTCTCGCGTCAGAAATTCTAAATACCGACGCAGCTTTCAGGGAGCAATTAATCGCACTGCGTGCACGATTGGACGCGCCGGTGAAGATCGGCGATGATGGCCGCGTGTTGGAATGGGCTGAGGGACTAGAAGAAGCGACCAAGGGGCACCGTCATATCTCGCACCTCTATGCGCTGCATCCTTCTTGGCAAATCTCACCAGGCACGACCCCTGAATGGGCAGCAGCTGCTCGCAAGACGATTGACGGCCGCTTGGCAAATGGTGGCGGTCATACTGGCTGGAGTCGTGCATGGATCATCAACTTCTATGCCCGTCTATTGGATGGCAATAAGTGTCAGGAGAATATCCAAGCACTCCTAGCTAAATCGACCTTTTCAAATTTGCTAGATACGCACCCGCCATTCCAGATCGATGGTAACTTTGGTGCGACCGCTGGCATTGCTGAAATGTTACTTCAGTCACATGAGCAAGCCAATGAAGGACTCCCAGCGATCGTTCTGCTACCTGCTTTACCACAGGCATGGGTCGATGGTTCGGTGCAGGGACTCGTGGCACGTGGCGGCTTCGAAGTCGATATCGCGTGGAGAGACGGCAAGCTCATTGCAGCTAAGCTTCGTTCGAAGCGCGGCCAGCCATGCATAATCCGTTACAGTGATAAAGAGGTGATTCTCCAAACCAAACCAAACGAGAGCTATGACCTGAAAGGTCTCTTATAA
- a CDS encoding Gfo/Idh/MocA family oxidoreductase produces the protein MNRRKFITTSVGAYAGFTFFAGANTTTSSNEPRLACIGVGGRGKHDVGGIKGAKIVAVCDIDSKPLQAAKKKYSAKAYKDYRIMLNEMKDEIDGVVISTPDHTHFHATLMAMSLGKHVHVQKPLAHSISEVRQLMAYAEETGVVTQMGNQGHAFEGIRLIREWYEAGLIGEVQEVVAWTNRPKKGVGFRGERKEYPKPAPVPRNVDWDLWVGPVVDAPDYAPKAFHPVYWRGWWKFGMGALGDIGCHTLDSPFWALDMDIPTRVDVELDHVNPIYTPEGAVVKYTCYSKTAKKDVPMTWYEGPKKPPQLKLLGGDVTPHQEGGLMIIGSKGIIYHPRMRPESPRLLPESLWQSFRTTPSMRPAKKYPRIKGSQMDEWIRAIKGEGPKPGSSFDYAGPLTETIALGTLAIRTGKAIDYDPKTMTIKNNDEANALLQVEAREGFRVV, from the coding sequence ATGAATCGCAGAAAATTTATTACTACTAGCGTCGGCGCATATGCCGGATTTACATTCTTTGCTGGCGCAAATACGACGACTAGCTCCAACGAGCCACGTCTTGCCTGCATCGGAGTGGGTGGCCGCGGCAAACATGATGTCGGCGGCATCAAGGGAGCGAAGATCGTTGCCGTGTGTGACATTGATAGTAAGCCACTCCAGGCTGCGAAAAAGAAATATTCGGCCAAAGCGTATAAGGATTACCGCATCATGCTCAATGAGATGAAGGATGAGATTGATGGAGTCGTGATATCGACTCCCGATCACACTCACTTTCATGCGACACTGATGGCAATGAGTCTAGGTAAGCACGTGCATGTGCAAAAGCCGCTGGCACATAGCATCAGTGAAGTGCGCCAGCTGATGGCATACGCTGAAGAAACTGGCGTCGTGACTCAAATGGGCAATCAGGGGCACGCCTTTGAGGGGATCCGTTTAATACGAGAATGGTATGAGGCAGGATTGATCGGAGAGGTTCAGGAAGTCGTTGCTTGGACGAATCGTCCGAAGAAGGGCGTAGGGTTCCGCGGTGAGCGTAAGGAATATCCGAAACCAGCGCCCGTGCCGAGAAATGTGGATTGGGATCTCTGGGTGGGCCCAGTTGTGGATGCACCAGACTACGCGCCGAAAGCCTTTCATCCGGTCTACTGGCGTGGTTGGTGGAAGTTTGGAATGGGTGCGCTTGGCGATATCGGTTGCCACACACTCGATTCACCTTTTTGGGCATTGGACATGGATATCCCGACGCGGGTCGATGTTGAGCTGGATCATGTAAATCCAATTTACACACCAGAAGGAGCCGTGGTGAAATACACCTGCTACTCAAAGACCGCTAAGAAGGATGTGCCCATGACATGGTATGAGGGGCCGAAGAAGCCACCACAGTTAAAGTTACTAGGTGGTGACGTCACGCCGCACCAGGAAGGTGGTTTGATGATTATTGGTTCCAAGGGAATTATCTACCATCCGCGCATGCGTCCAGAAAGTCCGCGTCTGTTACCCGAATCGCTATGGCAGTCCTTTCGCACAACACCGTCGATGCGCCCAGCAAAAAAATATCCACGCATTAAGGGCTCGCAGATGGATGAATGGATCCGTGCGATCAAGGGAGAAGGCCCTAAGCCTGGTTCTAGTTTTGATTACGCAGGACCACTGACAGAAACCATCGCGCTGGGCACTTTGGCAATCCGCACAGGCAAGGCGATTGATTATGATCCGAAGACGATGACGATTAAAAATAATGATGAAGCCAACGCACTCTTACAGGTAGAAGCGAGGGAAGGTTTTCGCGTAGTTTAA
- a CDS encoding response regulator transcription factor, which translates to MIPINVWIVEDDAGFRRTLKGLLNGEERITCTGVFPSCVELFDAIEKQANPDLILMDLGLPGMGGVEGIRKLAELAPDIAVMVITVFRDKQKVMEALDAGAAGYLLKTATGPEIIKGLEQVFLGGAALSPAVAKIVLDEMRKPSAEDSFNLSGREVQVLEQLAMDLSVKEIAAELGVSRRTAAFHLENIYRKLQVQSQSGAVAKALRSGII; encoded by the coding sequence ATGATACCAATCAACGTATGGATCGTCGAAGATGATGCGGGATTTCGCCGCACGCTCAAAGGGCTGCTCAATGGAGAGGAGCGGATTACCTGCACGGGAGTCTTTCCTTCCTGCGTTGAGCTGTTTGATGCGATTGAAAAACAGGCGAATCCAGACTTGATCTTAATGGATCTCGGCCTCCCAGGTATGGGCGGCGTAGAGGGGATACGTAAGCTGGCCGAGCTGGCTCCTGACATTGCGGTAATGGTGATCACCGTTTTCAGAGACAAACAAAAGGTCATGGAGGCGCTCGATGCGGGTGCGGCGGGCTATTTATTGAAGACAGCGACCGGGCCGGAAATCATTAAAGGCTTGGAACAAGTCTTTCTGGGAGGCGCGGCTCTAAGTCCTGCGGTTGCAAAGATTGTGCTCGATGAAATGCGTAAGCCATCGGCCGAAGATAGTTTCAATCTCTCTGGCCGCGAAGTTCAAGTGTTGGAACAACTAGCGATGGATCTATCGGTCAAAGAGATAGCGGCGGAACTCGGCGTCAGTCGGCGCACGGCTGCCTTTCACTTAGAAAATATCTACCGAAAACTTCAAGTGCAGTCCCAGTCCGGTGCAGTCGCCAAGGCGCTGCGCTCTGGGATTATCTAG
- a CDS encoding alpha-L-fucosidase, whose amino-acid sequence MKDLLLSSSALFAALVASIAPLQAEEKIDESSYEYRFDASLKQTPDSIARNEKWFYDAKFGAFIHFGVYSVLEGAYKGKAQGPKYAEWIWADAKISADEYREVALTFNPVNFDADEWVKIFKDNGMKYVVITSKHHDGFALYDSAVSDFNMVDATPFKRDIIKELSEACHRAGLKFGVYYSQAQDWDEPDAPVMMRRRTKLSVMHPEIPKGFKPDFDKYLQEKSLPQVEELMKNYEIDLVWFDTPIQMTFERAKQFTDIVRKYRPDCVINSRLIQKGRNKVLQENLELFDYISVGDKEVPTQNLPLYFESPDSVSTSYGYKTKGNHQYHTEEEMIHRLVSTVCAGGNYLLNNGPMGNGEIDPEAVRLYGVIGDWLKVNGESIFDTRRNPLSYRPEWGNCTVSKDGKTLYLHILEWPESGSISIEGLPAKAQAVSFLANGSAADFDQAGETLVVTLPSKPLDPYASVLKVSL is encoded by the coding sequence ATGAAAGATCTACTATTATCCAGTTCAGCCCTTTTTGCAGCACTCGTTGCCAGCATTGCGCCGCTTCAAGCAGAAGAAAAAATCGATGAGAGCAGCTACGAATATCGTTTCGACGCTAGCCTCAAACAAACCCCGGATTCGATCGCTCGCAATGAGAAGTGGTTCTACGATGCGAAGTTCGGTGCTTTTATTCACTTCGGTGTCTATTCTGTTTTAGAGGGCGCCTATAAGGGTAAGGCTCAAGGCCCCAAATACGCTGAGTGGATTTGGGCCGATGCTAAAATATCAGCCGATGAATACCGCGAGGTCGCCCTGACCTTTAATCCGGTCAATTTCGATGCGGATGAGTGGGTAAAGATCTTCAAGGATAATGGCATGAAGTATGTCGTCATCACATCGAAGCACCACGATGGTTTCGCGCTGTATGATTCCGCAGTCAGCGATTTCAACATGGTGGATGCTACACCGTTTAAGCGCGATATCATCAAAGAACTAAGCGAAGCCTGTCACCGCGCGGGTCTGAAGTTTGGCGTCTACTACTCACAGGCTCAGGATTGGGATGAGCCCGATGCGCCGGTGATGATGCGTCGCCGCACCAAACTGAGTGTGATGCACCCGGAAATCCCGAAAGGATTTAAGCCAGATTTCGATAAATACCTACAGGAAAAGAGTCTGCCTCAAGTCGAGGAATTGATGAAAAACTATGAGATCGACTTGGTCTGGTTCGATACACCGATCCAAATGACCTTTGAGCGGGCGAAGCAGTTTACCGATATCGTCCGTAAATATCGTCCGGACTGTGTGATCAATTCTCGTCTGATCCAAAAGGGCAGAAACAAGGTATTACAGGAAAATTTAGAACTTTTCGACTATATCTCAGTGGGCGACAAGGAAGTGCCCACCCAGAACTTGCCACTCTATTTCGAATCTCCGGACAGTGTGAGCACCTCTTACGGCTATAAAACCAAAGGGAACCACCAATATCACACAGAAGAAGAGATGATTCACCGCCTCGTCAGCACCGTGTGCGCTGGTGGCAACTACCTGCTCAATAACGGACCAATGGGCAACGGCGAGATCGATCCCGAAGCCGTGCGCCTGTATGGCGTCATTGGTGATTGGCTCAAGGTGAATGGCGAATCGATTTTCGACACACGTCGTAACCCACTTTCTTATCGCCCAGAATGGGGCAACTGCACCGTCAGTAAGGATGGTAAGACGCTCTACCTGCATATCCTCGAATGGCCTGAGTCCGGCAGCATCAGCATCGAAGGGCTCCCTGCAAAAGCACAAGCAGTGAGCTTCTTGGCCAACGGATCTGCTGCTGACTTCGATCAAGCCGGTGAGACACTAGTAGTGACGCTACCGTCTAAGCCTTTGGATCCTTACGCATCAGTGCTGAAGGTCTCGTTGTAA
- a CDS encoding ATP-binding protein, translating to MSVFNRSSLVECIPAVGRFVAALVLLSSSAQAFEGFSDPLQPSVMHPVSETPETPFYRIGTRLNEVDALIEQETQALNALAPLQPAKQFDTFGYHSDYIPAVEGVPELPLWTLDFDANLKTRLILGVAIVPSIDQRSSELKGYAFPKRFRICSVNRRGQRGEVYVDWTERDFPDPGMRPVFFKFPSLLALEALGEDDVKDALDRLDALQPLGEQDAKQALDDLGASAAWNATQSFSQGLRLEVFSGQEENGLEFISLARVHLIRMGEIHPARHISVSSSFESAPYWGADYLASPRYTLGMPLSAKNGTDGDFTWALPASKLESPLIIRIEMPEKDQLGLVNIFPGHSPDGINVPGYGFPNTISFNRLVKIPNRGRYRRFPLKTQLMPGNPGNNMIRLADAGAYFDALEIVCNDFPVYQGQAVFSLGEIEILLRGRNLSKGQDVILKDSGLKEVPDLGVLVDGRVDGRNVLLLTEWLQSLAKGKSHEARLGMLNGEHLLLTERRKHIRARAAMGVGLLIAIGGGAFAAVMLRSRKSAEIRLRRQVHSDLHDEVGSNLGSISLMAGQLEGIARSNRMKEGLFDLSLITREACASLREVVWMVDQGTIRLPMLIQKMAERAERVLIGVDLSIEIPEDCPNEMVSLTFKRHLIMFFKEAVHNCARHSNASAVRVAISVTGRQLQLVFSDNGCGFDPESSSDGWGLGSMRQRAQEISGEMELSSRPGEGTTITLKIPLTALSKEPNKAYKTSN from the coding sequence ATGTCAGTCTTTAATAGAAGCTCTTTGGTTGAGTGCATTCCTGCGGTCGGACGTTTCGTTGCAGCGCTGGTTCTCCTGAGCAGCAGTGCACAAGCCTTTGAGGGCTTTTCAGATCCGTTGCAGCCTTCGGTAATGCATCCCGTCTCTGAGACGCCAGAGACGCCGTTCTACCGCATTGGCACACGTTTGAACGAGGTGGACGCGTTGATTGAGCAGGAGACTCAGGCGTTAAACGCCTTGGCGCCGCTGCAACCTGCGAAGCAATTTGATACCTTCGGCTACCATAGCGATTACATTCCAGCGGTTGAAGGCGTTCCTGAGTTGCCCTTGTGGACCTTGGATTTTGATGCAAATCTTAAAACCCGACTCATTCTGGGAGTGGCCATTGTGCCATCGATTGACCAGCGCTCTTCCGAACTAAAAGGTTACGCATTTCCCAAGCGCTTCCGTATTTGTTCAGTAAATAGAAGGGGGCAGCGTGGCGAGGTCTATGTGGATTGGACGGAGCGCGACTTTCCTGATCCTGGCATGCGACCAGTTTTTTTTAAGTTTCCGTCTCTATTAGCATTGGAGGCATTGGGAGAGGACGACGTGAAGGATGCGTTGGATCGATTGGATGCATTACAACCCTTAGGTGAGCAGGACGCGAAGCAAGCATTGGACGATTTGGGCGCATCGGCGGCATGGAATGCGACGCAGTCGTTTTCGCAGGGCTTGAGACTGGAGGTTTTTTCCGGTCAAGAGGAGAACGGATTGGAGTTCATCTCGCTGGCTCGAGTGCACCTGATTCGGATGGGAGAGATTCATCCGGCGAGGCATATTTCTGTCAGCTCCAGCTTTGAGTCGGCGCCTTATTGGGGCGCTGACTATTTGGCCTCGCCTCGGTATACGCTGGGCATGCCGCTTTCGGCTAAAAATGGGACGGACGGAGACTTTACATGGGCGCTACCCGCGTCGAAGTTGGAGTCACCATTGATTATCCGAATTGAAATGCCGGAAAAGGATCAGCTCGGATTAGTTAATATTTTCCCAGGGCACAGTCCCGATGGGATCAACGTGCCAGGCTACGGATTCCCAAATACGATCAGTTTTAATCGTTTAGTAAAAATACCAAACCGTGGACGCTACCGGCGTTTTCCTTTGAAAACGCAGTTAATGCCAGGGAACCCAGGCAACAATATGATACGCCTTGCGGATGCGGGAGCATACTTTGATGCGTTGGAGATAGTGTGTAACGATTTCCCCGTGTATCAGGGACAGGCCGTGTTTTCACTCGGAGAAATCGAGATTTTGCTAAGAGGGCGTAACCTATCGAAGGGGCAGGATGTCATACTCAAGGATAGTGGCCTCAAAGAGGTTCCGGATTTGGGGGTGCTGGTGGACGGACGCGTCGATGGGAGGAATGTGTTATTGTTAACCGAATGGTTACAATCATTGGCGAAGGGGAAGTCGCATGAGGCACGTTTAGGTATGCTCAACGGGGAGCACCTGTTATTGACTGAGCGCCGGAAGCACATTCGTGCGCGTGCCGCGATGGGAGTTGGCCTTTTGATAGCCATCGGGGGAGGAGCCTTTGCCGCGGTCATGTTGCGCAGTCGGAAGAGCGCAGAGATCCGTTTGCGCCGCCAAGTCCATTCGGATCTACATGATGAAGTGGGCAGTAATTTGGGGAGCATTTCGCTGATGGCGGGGCAGTTGGAAGGCATCGCCCGAAGTAACCGAATGAAGGAAGGGCTGTTTGATTTGTCACTGATTACCCGAGAAGCATGCGCTTCGCTGCGCGAGGTCGTTTGGATGGTCGATCAAGGCACGATTCGTCTGCCCATGTTGATACAAAAAATGGCTGAACGGGCTGAGCGCGTTTTGATCGGAGTCGATCTCAGCATTGAGATTCCTGAGGATTGTCCTAATGAGATGGTCTCGCTAACCTTTAAGCGTCACTTGATCATGTTCTTCAAAGAAGCGGTGCATAATTGTGCGCGTCATTCGAATGCAAGCGCAGTTCGGGTGGCAATCTCGGTGACAGGGCGTCAGTTACAACTGGTATTCAGCGATAATGGATGCGGGTTCGATCCTGAATCGTCGTCGGATGGTTGGGGCCTCGGCAGCATGCGCCAACGTGCGCAGGAAATCAGTGGTGAAATGGAATTGAGTTCCAGACCGGGGGAGGGCACGACCATCACTCTAAAGATTCCATTGACAGCGCTTTCCAAAGAGCCGAACAAGGCCTATAAAACATCGAACTAA
- a CDS encoding NUDIX domain-containing protein has translation MDSYQVGVFPYTEDGKVVLIKTRDGDYWIFPKGHVEKGRKDHIVAEEEAFEEAGILGKIDPHSLCFNTVSSKSKQLCLYPMRVKKVLSKWPERNERERVIVSISKAEKLLEEDLREVLKSMAKKYL, from the coding sequence ATGGATAGTTATCAAGTCGGCGTCTTCCCCTATACTGAAGACGGCAAAGTCGTGCTCATCAAGACACGCGATGGCGACTACTGGATCTTCCCCAAAGGCCATGTCGAGAAAGGCCGCAAAGATCATATCGTCGCCGAGGAGGAAGCTTTCGAAGAAGCTGGCATATTGGGGAAAATCGATCCCCACAGTTTATGCTTTAATACCGTCTCCTCAAAATCGAAGCAACTCTGCCTCTATCCGATGCGTGTCAAAAAAGTGCTCAGTAAATGGCCTGAGCGCAACGAACGCGAGCGAGTGATCGTATCCATAAGCAAAGCCGAAAAGCTACTCGAAGAAGACCTACGCGAGGTGCTGAAAAGTATGGCTAAGAAGTATTTGTAA